Proteins found in one Oryza glaberrima chromosome 4, OglaRS2, whole genome shotgun sequence genomic segment:
- the LOC127770660 gene encoding plastid division protein CDP1, chloroplastic, translating into MAMPTVAAAAAVVPGVACGSSTRRVGVGNGNASAHAGGGCLAGGRRGAAAWVARARVAEAPPVAAEGSRQEAPAAPMVEIPVTCYQILGVTEKAEKDEIVKAAMELKNAEIEDGYMAEVSTCRQALLVDVRDKLLFEQEYAGSIKEKLPPRSSLHIPWSWLPAALCVLQEVGEEKLVLEIGQAALRRPDSRPYVHDVLLAMALAECSIAKASFEKSKVSLGFEALARAQYLLRRKPSLEKLPLLEQIEESLEELAPACTLELLSLPQTPENAERRQGAIAALCELLRQGLDVESSCRVHDWPCFLGQAMNKLLATEIVDLLSWDTLATTRKNKKSLESQSQRAVVDFNCFHVAMLAHFALGFSTRQADLISKAKTICDCLVASENTDLKFEESFCLYLLGEESGTTVFEKLQQLQSNGNSNSRNYGLPKKKDGNDKVTVCQSLELWLKDVALSRFADTRDCSPSLANFFGAPKRILSTSKQKLGATRMVRLSSQPSSSVSPCNRALGEQTPRLNSTSHLGEAVKQLAPNNLGVHSSMDRPANGSTTTSVPLKRNLVSHPARTLESWGLTGDIVGKLAYSALIGFALFGTLKLLRFQFGHMKPASASRGSAATQSLNEESTLEGSFITSSVRKHFEKLPKMLWLNNRLYSRSEESDLSSVANAVAATVCKQSMALQEAETLVKQWQDIKSEALGPDYQIDMLPEILDGSMLSKWQELALSAKDQSCYWRFVLLNLSVVRAEILLDESGTGEVAEIGAVLEEAAELVDESQPKKPSYYSMYEVQYILRRQSDGSWKICEASVQDLT; encoded by the exons ATGGCGATGCcgacggtggccgcggcggcggcggttgtccCCGGGGTCGCATGTGGGTCCTCGACGCGGCGTGTTGGGGTGGGAAATGGCAATGCGTCCGCACACGCCGGGGGTGGATGCCTGGCTGGCGGACGGCGAGGGGCGGCCGCGTGGGTTGCGCGCGCGAGGGtggcggaggcgccgccggtggccgcggaGGGGAGCAGGCAGGAGGCCCCCGCCGCGCCGATGGTGGAGATCCCCGTCACTTGCtatcag ATTCTTGGTGTTACAGAGAAGGCTGAGAAAGATGAGATTGTCAAAGCAGCAATGGAGCTGAAAAATGCAGAAATTGAAGACGGGTACATGGCAGAGGTGTCTACCTGCAGACAG GCTCTTCTGGTAGATGTGAGAGACAAACTTCTCTTTGAACAGGAGTACGCAGGAAGCATAAAAGAAAAGCTTCCACCCAGATCCTCTCTTCATATACCTTGGAGTTGGTTGCCTGCTGCACTTTGTGTCTTGCAGGAG GTTGGAGAAGAGAAGCTAGTTTTGGAAATTGGTCAGGCGGCTCTACGACGCCCAGATTCTAGGCCATATGTTCATGATGTGCTTCTTGCAATGGCACTAGCTGAA TGTTCTATTGCAAAAGCTAGCTTTGAGAAAAGTAAAGTGTCTCTTGGCTTTGAAGCTCTAGCACGTGCTCAATACCTGTTGAGGAGAAAACCGTCTTTGGAGAAGTTGCCCCTTCTTGAACAG ATTGAAGAATCACTTGAAGAGCTTGCACCTGCTTGCACTCTGGAGCTTCTAAGCTTACCTCAGACACCTGAAAACGCTGAACGCAGGCAGGGTGCTATTGCAGCTCTCTGTGAACTGCTTAGACAGGGTCTTGACGTTGAATCCTCTTGTAGAGTTCATGATTGGCCTTGTTTCTTGGGCCAAGCAATGAATAAGTTGTTAGCCACTGAAATTGTGGATCTACTTTCTTGGGATACTTTGGCTACAACtcgtaaaaacaaaaaatcgtTGGAATCCCAGAGCCAGCGGGCAGTAGTTGACTTCAATTGTTTCCATGTAGCGATGCTTGCTCACTTTGCGTTAGGGTTTTCAACCCGGCAGGCTGACCTG ATTAGTAAAGCCAAAACCATTTGCGATTGTTTAGTTGCATCTGAAAACACAGACCTGAAATTTGAGGAATCATTCTGTTTGTATCTCCTTGGAGAG GAATCTGGCACCACTGTTTTTGAAAAGCTTCAGCAGCTTCAAAGTAATGGGAATTCCAACTCAAGAAATTATGGGTTACCTAAAAAGAAAGACGGCAATGACAAGGTTACTGTCTGTCAGTCTCTG GAATTGTGGCTGAAGGATGTGGCACTTTCTCGTTTTGCGGATACAAGAGATTGTTCACCATCTTTG GCCAACTTCTTTGGGGCTCCTAAGCGCATCCTTAGCACTTCCAAGCAGAAATTAGGAGCCACAAGAATGGTCCGTTTGAGTTCTCAGCCATCTTCTAGTGTGTCACCATGCAACAGAGCTTTAGGGGAGCAGACGCCAAGATTAAATTCTACCAGCCATTTGGGGGAAGCTGTAAAGCAACTTGCGCCAAACAACCTGGGGGTCCATTCTTCAATGGATAGGCCAGCAAATGGTTCAACCACAACATCTGTTCCCCTGAAGCGCAATCTTGTATCGCATCCTGCAAGAACCTTGGAATCGTGGGGTCTTACTGGTGATATTGTAGGGAAACTTGCATATAGTGCACTCATTGGGTTTGCCCTATTTGGTACATTAAAACTGCTCAGATTTCAGTTTGGTCACATGAAACCTGCCTCCGCAAGTAGGGGTTCTGCTGCCACACAGTCCCTGAATGAAGAATCGACGTTGGAAGGTTCTTTTATTACTAGCAGCGTCAGGAAACATTTTGAAAAACTGCCCAAGATGCTTTGGTTAAACAATAGGCTTTATTCAAGAAGCGAAGAAAGCGACCTGTCTTCTGTTGCTAATGCAGTGGCTGCTACAGTATGCAAGCAAAGTATGGCTCTTCAAGAAGCAGAAACACTTGTGAAGCAGTGGCAAGACATCAAATCTGAAGCTCTTGGCCCTGATTATCAAATTGATATGCTCCCTGAAATTCTTGACGGTTCAATGCTTTCGAAG TGGCAAGAGTTGGCATTGTCAGCAAAGGATCAGTCCTGCTATTGGAGATTTGTTTTGTTAAATCTCTCTGTTGTTCGAGCGGAGATACTATTGGATGAGTCTGGCACTGGTGAAGTTGCAGAAATTGGTGCTGTTCTTGAGGAAGCGGCTGAGCTTGTTGATGAATCCCAGCCCAAGAAGCCTAGCTATTACAG TATGTATGAAGTTCAGTACATATTGAGGAGACAGAGTGATGGATCTTGGAAAATCTGTGAGGCTTCTGTACAGGACTTGACATGA
- the LOC127769809 gene encoding pentatricopeptide repeat-containing protein At1g62670, mitochondrial-like translates to MTAGAWPAAAAAATSAPLSAAVRAAMRTLGHLLSRPQPAAAAAAAFSSSPHTLHDYNRLLDAFARDGDGDAALRVLRRMRHSSPACAPTAASYTSAMSALAKAGRPADAAALFDDMLANGVAPDRCAFSFLLHVYSSHLHLPSAAHSVLVWMSRLGLPPTPIDYADLVFSFCRAGRLPDALQLLDEMRALNYPLTLHSYTPILQVYCANADMQSADALISSMRSTGCHPDVVFYNIYVNGLCKVGDFDAVQRTIDESGRNGWVPDAVTYSTYIAGLCWFGYVEEALRQLEIMVTMGLQPTVVGLNILLDYVAQDLDMWAGKEVLERCQELGFVVDVVTYNTVMDHFCKKRKWLRVLKLFTDLLKKPITPNVQTCNIFISCLCRAGKFQFAKFVFSSKGFMADTVTCNILIHAFYEAGKEDELGFLFADVNAGKIAPDTITYNTLVDCLFRSGRRAEAVNLIRHIDDGYPVEPVARLAYWLVRSGNVREALRLFDDMLEKGLLLDSRIFANVIKAFCRKGPGECTEMLQLCSVLDRMLGIG, encoded by the coding sequence ATGACGGCCGGCGcatggccggccgccgccgccgccgccacctccgcgccATTGTCCGCCGCGGTGCGCGCGGCCATGCGCACGCTCGGCCACCTCCTTTCCCGTCcccaacccgccgccgccgccgccgccgccttctcctcctctccccacaCCCTCCACGACTACAACCGCCTCCTGGATGCCTTcgcccgcgacggcgacggcgacgcggcgctgcGGGTGCTCCGCCGCATGCGCCACTCCTCCCCGGCGTGCGCGCCCACGGCCGCCTCCTACACCTCCGCCATGTCGGCGCTCGCCAAGGCCGGccgccccgccgacgccgcggccctCTTCGACGACATGCTCGCCAACGGCGTCGCCCCCGACCGGTgcgccttctccttcctcctccacgtctactcctcccacctccacctcccgtCGGCCGCGCACTCCGTCCTCGTCTGGATGTCCCGCCTCGGCCTTCCCCCGACTCCCATCGACTACGCGGACCTCGTCTTCTCCTTCTGCCGCGCGGGCCGCCTCCCGGACGCGCTCCAGctgctcgacgaaatgcgcGCCCTCAATTACCCGCTCACCCTGCACAGCTACACACCGATCCTCCAGGTGTACTGTGCCAATGCTGATATGCAGTCGGCTGATGCGCTCATCAGCTCCATGCGCTCCACTGGATGCCACCCCGATGTCGTATTTTACAACATCTACGTAAATGGGTTATGTAAGGTTGGGGATTTTGATGCTGTCCAGAGGACCATTGATGAGAGTGGCCGGAATGGGTGGGTGCCAGATGCAGTTACATACAGCACCTACATTGCTGGGCTTTGCTGGTTCGGGTATGTCGAAGAGGCACTCCGGCagctggaaatcatggtaacgATGGGGTTACAGCCGACAGTAGTTGGTCTGAACATACTGCTCGACTATGTTGCCCAGGACCTTGATATGTGGGCAGGCAAGGAGGTGCTGGAACGATGCCAGGAGCTTGGCTTTGTGGTAGATGTCGTGACATACAATACGGTCATGGATCATTTCTGCAAGAAGAGGAAATGGCTGCGTGTTCTAAAACTGTTCACAGATCTTCTCAAGAAGCCCATAACACCCAATGTGCAAACGTGCAACATTTTTATTTCATGCTTGTGCCGAGCTGGAAAGTTTCAGTTTGCCAAGTTTGTGTTCAGCAGCAAGGGGTTCATGGCAGACACTGTGACTTGTAACATTCTAATTCATGCATTCTATGAGGCCGGGAAGGAGGATGAGCTTGGTTTTCTGTTCGCTGATGTGAATGCGGGTAAAATTGCCCCAGATACGATCACATACAATACGCTGGTTGATTGCCTCTTTAGGTCAGGGAGGAGAGCCGAGGCTGTCAATTTGATCAGACATATTGATGATGGCTATCCTGTTGAGCCTGTTGCACGCTTGGCGTATTGGTTGGTTAGGAGTGGAAATGTTCGTGAGGCATTGAGGTTGTTTGATGATATGCTAGAAAAAGGATTGTTATTAGATAGTAGGATTTTTGCTAATGTCATCAAGGCATTCTGCAGAAAGGGTCCAGGGGAATGCACAGAAATGCTGCAGCTGTGTTCTGTATTAGATAGGATGCTTGGAATTGGGTGA
- the LOC127770661 gene encoding pentatricopeptide repeat-containing protein At3g53360, mitochondrial-like, translated as MRAPSLVPRPRLLASTTLRAFHAAAHQRHQDPIIPGIYSYASLLRRSAATSDPRLAVSLHAALLKRGFLLASSHIFLCNHLLIACFKSRLHRHGLRLLDEMPRRNAVSWTTAIAGLTQGGQPREALALFKRLRRAGLPPNEFTLVSALNASSFVGGAGVGRARQLFALAVRLGFDSNVFLTNAFLAAMVRHGQLADAVRLFDNANAWDIVSWNTLLTAFAHRSSLRLCTLWRRMAIEGVSADGFSFSTVLSGLSGSANVAATGLQVHAQLVKSGFVDDVCVGNSLLEMYMKNKQLESGIRAFTEMRHRDVVSWTELAAGLLHCGEPAESLRVVSDMILDGIRPNNYTIVAAANACANLANLNQGRKIHGYVIKLGGDSNVGVNNALIDMYAKCRSVTGAHKVFQSMQRQSVVSWTAMIMAFAQNGQAREAVKVFDDMLLEGMAPNHAAFYSVLYACSQGGFVDEGWIYFDAMADKFGVEPGEDHFACMVDLLTKAGRFEEAEELISRMPFRPGVVA; from the coding sequence ATGCGCGCGCCATCTCTCGTGCCGCGTCCTCGCCTTCTCGCCTCCACCACGTTGCGCGCGttccacgccgccgcgcaccaGCGGCATCAAGATCCCATCATCCCCGGCATCTACTCCtacgcctccctcctccggcgcagcgccgccacctccgacCCCCGCCTCGCCGTCTCCCTCCACGCGGCGCTCCTCAAGCGGGGCTTCCTCCTCGCTTCCTCCCACATCTTCCTATGCAACCACCTCCTCATCGCCTGCTTCAAgtcccgcctccaccgccacggcctccgcctgctcgacgaaatgcccCGTCGGAACGCCGTCTCGTGGACCACCGCCATCGCGGGGCTCACGCAAGGGGGCCAACCCCGCGAGGCGCTCGCGCTGTTCAAGCGGTTGCGCCGCGCCGGGCTCCCGCCGAACGAGTTCACGCTCGTGAGCGCGCTCAATGCGAGCTCGTTCGTCGGTGGCGCCGGCGTTGGCCGCGCGCGGCAGCTGTTCGCGCTCGCCGTCCGGCTTGGGTTCGACTCCAACGTCTTCCTCACGAACGCGTTCCTCGCGGCGATGGTCCGCCACGGGCAGCTCGCCGACGCGGTGCGGCTGTTCGACAATGCCAATGCCTGGGACATCGTGTCGTGGAACACGCTGCTCACCGCGTTCGCGCACCGTTCATCCCTGCGCCTGTGCACGCTCTGGCGAAGGATGGCCATCGAAGGTGTCAGCGCAGACGGCTTCTCCTTCAGCACCGTGCTGTCTGGGTTGTCCGGAAGCGCGAACGTGGCGGCGACCGGCTTACAAGTTCACGCACAGCTTGTCAAGAGCGGCTTCGTCGACGATGTCTGCGTGGGCAACTCCTTGCTGGAGATGTACATGAAGAACAAACAGCTGGAATCCGGCATCAGAGCATTCACCGAGATGCGCCATAGAGATGTCGTGTCCTGGACAGAGCTGGCTGCAGGTCTCCTACATTGTGGAGAGCCTGCTGAGTCCCTCAGAGTTGTCAGTGACATGATCCTGGATGGAATCAGGCCTAACAACTACACCATTGTAGCTGCTGCCAATGCTTGCGCCAACCTTGCCAATCTGAACCAAGGAAGGAAGATCCATGGATATGTGATCAAGCTGGGAGGAGACTCCAATGTGGGTGTCAACAATGCTCTGATCGACATGTATGCGAAGTGCAGATCAGTAACCGGTGCACACAAGGTGTTCCAGTCGATGCAGCGACAGTCGGTTGTGTCCTGGACGGCGATGATCATGGCGTTTGCGCAGAACGGGCAAGCGAGGGAGGCTGTGAAGGTGTTCGACGACATGCTGTTGGAAGGCATGGCACCGAACCACGCCGCGTTTTACTCTGTCCTGTATGCTTGCAGCCAAGGTGGGTTTGTGGACGAAGGCTGGATATACTTCGACGCCATGGCAGACAAGTTTGGTGTTGAGCCAGGCGAGGATCACTTTGCTTGCATGGTCGATCTGCTCACAAAGGCAGGTCGCTTCGAAGAGGCTGAAGAGCTGATTTCTCGGATGCCATTTCGCCCTGGAGTTGTTGCCTGA
- the LOC127770470 gene encoding chaperone protein dnaJ C76, chloroplastic, with translation MAALLMNTGAVSMPFPTTRTAARRRTSRSRCQASSSGGSSNEGGGESYRGRSGRGGSTTWVTEYDLYGLLGVERSSPQSEIKAAYRSLQKRCHPDVAGAKGHDMAIVLNEVYSLLSDPAARLAYDQEQAKQSEFVGYTGKPLYSAWFGGEAEQRAVFVDEVRCVGCLKCALYANKTFAVESVYGRARVVAQWADAEDKILDAIQTCPVDCISMVERSDLAALEFLMSKQPRGRVRVSEGNTVGARAPDIFNEVSKFQKRFQEMKQKSATRESEESEAARQSRSSAVQTIRSISNWWYWQPFRAPATTVLASLHLPAPPPSPSMPADPVTDRLQEAAARRKAGGATAARTVASYARRDDYWTPQLNLPSLASPPERPHRRQSASPPRSQTRRATPTGDGGVTLGSIDLTAPLLMAIISAGFVGYNREEVAGVGGGGIQEHVGGAAALGLVNSFELKIVLASVTWFIIGAAIAGFIQFLARSEVNFRK, from the exons ATGGCTGCGCTTCTCATGAACACCGGCGCTGTCTCGATGCCCTTCCCCACCACGCGCACCGCCGCGCGACGGCGAACCAGCAGAAGCAGATGCCAGGCTTCATCTAGCGGCGGTAGCAGCAACGAAGGAGGCGGCGAGAGCTACCGCGGGAGGAGCGGGCGCGGTGGGTCGACGACGTGGGTGACGGAGTACGACCTGTACGGGCTGCTGGGCGTGGAGCGGTCGTCGCCGCAGTCGGAGATCAAGGCCGCGTACCGGTCGCTGCAGAAGCGGTGCCACcccgacgtcgccggcgccaagGGCCACGACATGGCCATCGTCCTCAACGAGGTCTACTCCCTCCTCTccgaccccgccgcccgcctcgcctaCGACCAG GAGCAAGCGAAGCAGTCGGAGTTCGTCGGGTACACGGGGAAGCCGCTCTACTCGGCGTGgttcggcggcgaggccgagcagcGCGCGGTGTTCGTGGACGAGGTGAGGTGCGTCGGCTGCCTCAAGTGCGCGCTCTACGCCAACAAGACGTTCGCCGTCGAGTCCGTCTACGGCCGCGCCCGCGTCGTCGCGCAGTGGGCCGACGCCGAGGACAAGATCCTCGACGCCATCCAGACATGCCCCGTCGACTGCATCTC GATGGTCGAGAGGTCAGATCTCGCGGCTCTCGAGTTCTTGATGTCCAAACAGCCGCGCGGCAGAGTCCGGGTCTCGGAAGGCAACACCGTGGGCGCTCGCGCACCCGACATCTTCAACGAGGTAAGCAAGTTTCAGAAGAGGTTCCAGGAGATGAAGCAGAAGTCTGCCACGAGAGAATCCGAG GAGTCGGAGGCAGCAAGGCAATCGAGGAGCTCGGCAGTTCAGACGATCAGGTCGATCTCGAACTGGTGGTACTGGCAGCCGTTCAGAGCTCCGGCGACCACCGTACTCGCTTCTCTCCacctgccggcgccgccgccttctccttccATGCCCGCCGACCCGGTGACGGACAGGCTCCAAGAAGCGGCAGCTCGACGCAAAGCGggaggcgcgacggcggcgaggacggtggcTTCGTACGCCCGCCGCGACGACTACTGGACTCCGCAGCTGAACCTGCCGTCCCTAGCATCGCCGCCGGAGCGACCTCACCGGAGGCAGAGCGCTTCTCCTCCCCGCAGCCAGACGCGGCGAGCAACCCCCACCGGCGATGGCGGGGTGACATTGGGCAGCATCGACCTGACGGCGCCGCTGCTGATGGCGATCATCTCGGCCGGGTTCGTGGGTTACAAcagggaggaggtggccggagtcggcggcggcggcatccagGAGCAcgtcggtggcgccgccgctctGGGTCTCGTGAACAGCTTCGAGCTCAAGATCGTCCTAGCCTCCGTGACATGGTTCATCATCGGCGCGGCGATTGCCGGATTCATTCAGTTTCTCGCGAGGAGCGAAGTGAACTTCAGGAAATGA
- the LOC127770469 gene encoding dolichyl-diphosphooligosaccharide--protein glycosyltransferase subunit STT3B: protein MAAATALDSLPAPLRSLRLKTKQQELLLRVSALALIYVLAFVVRLFSVLRYESMIHEFDPYFNYRTTLFLSDHGFSEFWNWFDFESWYPLGRVVGGTLFPGLMVTAALLHRLLRALSLAVHIREVCVLTAPFFAANTTLVAYAFGREIWDSGAGLVAAALIAVCPGYISRSVAGSYDNEGVAIFALLLTFYLFVRAVNTGSLAWSLASAFGYFYMVSAWGGYVFIINLLPLYVLVLLVTGRYSQRLYVAYNSTYVLGMLLAMQIRFVGFQHVQSGEHMAAMGVFFLLQVFFFLDWVKYLLNDAKLFKSFLRITLTCVITVGTLALGIGTASGYISPWTGRFYSLLDPTYAKDHIPIIASVSEHQPTAWSSFMFDFHILLFLFPAGLYFCFKRLSDATIFIVMYGLTSMYFAGVMVRLILVAAPAVCLISAIAASATIKNLTTLIRTKSKSPQTVSGKSSGSKAAAKGAVDQSLPFQQNVAIALLLGAFYLLSRYAVHCTWVTSEAYSSPSIVLAARGHNGGRVIFDDYREAYYWLRQNTPSDAKIMSWWDYGYQITAMGNRTVIVDNNTWNNTHIATVGRAMSSYEDEAYEIMQSLDVNYVLVVFGGVTGYSSDDINKFLWMVRIGGGVFPVIKEPDYLVNGEYRVDKGAAPKMLNCLMYKLCYYRFGELTTEYGKPPGYDRVRGVEIGNKDIKLEYLEEAFTTSNWIVRIYKVKPPKNRS from the exons atggccgccgccaccgcgctggACTCGCTGCCGGCGCCGCTCCGGTCGCTGCGGCTGAAGACGAAGCAGCAGGAGCTCCTGCTCCGGGTCTCGGCGCTGGCGCTCATCTACGTGCTCGCGTTCGTCGTCCGCCTCTTCTCCGTGCTCCGCTACGAGTCCATGATCCACGAGTTCGATCCCTACTTCAACTACCGCACCACGCTCTTCCTCTCCGACCATGGATTCAGCGAGTTCTGGAACTGGTTCGATTTCGAGAGCTGGTACCCGCTcggccgcgtcgtcggcggcacCCTCTTCCCGGGCCTCATGGTCACCGCCGCGctgctccaccgcctcctccgcgcgctcTCCCTCGCCGTCCACATCCGCGAGGTCTGCGTCCTCACCGCTCCCTTCTTCGCCGCCAACACCACGCTCGTCGCCTACGCCTTCGGCCGCGAGATCTGGGACTCCGGCGcgggcctcgtcgccgccgcgctcatcGCCGTCTGCCCCGGCTACATCTCCCGCTCCGTCGCGGGCTCCTACGACAACGAGGGCGTCGCCATCTtcgcgctgctgctcaccttctaCCTCTTCGTGCGCGCCGTCAACACGGGATCTCTCGCATGGTCGCTCGCCTCGGCGTTCGGCTACTTCTACATGGTCTCCGCGTGGGGAGGCTATGTCTTCATCATCAATCTGTTGCCGCTCTACGTGCTCGTGCTGCTCGTCACGGGGAGGTACTCGCAGAGGCTCTACGTGGCCTACAATTCCACGTATGTGCTTGGAATGCTACTTGCGATGCAGATCCGGTTCGTTGGGTTCCAACACGTCCAGTCTGGGGAGCACATGGCCGCTATGGGAGTATTCTTCCTTTTGCAG gttttctttttcttggacTGGGTGAAGTACCTGCTGAATGATGCCAAACTATTCAAGTCATTCCTGAGAATCACCCTGACATGTGTGATAACTGTTGGCACCCTAGCTCTTGGAATTGGTACCGCGTCAGGTTACATCTCCCCTTGGACAGGGCGGTTTTACTCCCTGCTTGATCCAACCTATGCAAAGGACCATATACCAATCATTGCATCAGTATCTGAGCATCAACCAACAGCGTGGTCTTCGTTCATGTTTGATTTCCACATCCTTCTTTTCCTGTTCCCAGCAGGCCTCTACTTCTGTTTCAAGCGCTTGTCAGATGCCACAATATTTATAGTTATGTATGGCCTCACGAGTATGTACTTTGCTGGTGTGATGGTTCGGTTAATTCTTGTTGCAGCGCCAGCTGTTTGCCTTATTAGTGCCATTGCAGCATCAGCTACAATAAAAAATCTGACTACCTTGATTCGGACAAAAAGCAAAAGTCCACAAACTGTCTCTGGAAAATCATCTGGCTCAAAGGCAGCTGCAAAg GGTGCAGTTGATCAATCCTTGCCTTTCCAGCAGAATGTGGCCATTGCTTTACTTCTGGGTGCTTTCTACTTGCTTAGTAGATATGCTGTACACTGCACTTGGGTGACATCTGAAGCTTACTCTTCTCCTTCCATTGTTCTGGCCGCAAGGGGTCATAATGGAGGCAGGGTCATATTTGATGATTATCGTGAAGCGTATTATTGGCTTCGTCAGAACACTCCTTCTGATGCAAAGATTATGTCATGGTGGGATTATGGATACCAAATCACAGCTATGGGGAACAGAACTGTTATTGTTGATAACAACACATGGAATAATACACATATAGCTACAGTTGGGCGTGCAATGTCATCCTATGAAGATGAAGCGTATGAGATAATGCAGTCACTGGATGTGAATTATGTGCTTGTCGTATTTGGTGGTGTTACTGGTTATTCTTCAGATGACATTAACAA GTTCTTATGGATGGTGCGCATTGGTGGTGGAGTTTTTCCTGTAATCAAAGAGCCTGATTACCTTGTTAATGGGGAGTATCGTGTCGACAAGGGGGCAGCACCAAAAATGTTGAATTGCTTAAT GTACAAGCTTTGTTATTACCGTTTTGGAGAACTGACCACAGAATATGGAAAACCTCCAGG ATACGATCGAGTACGAGGAGTGGAGATTGGCAACAAAGACATTAAGCTTGAGTACTTGGAGGAGGCATTCACAACTTCGAACTGGATAGTGCGCATATACAAGGTCAAACCCCCGAAGAATAGGTCTTGA
- the LOC127770663 gene encoding thioredoxin X, chloroplastic, whose protein sequence is MASAPSTTASGLAPPPFSSARGARLLPGALLRLPPPPASVGSFRVVGPAAAPPGGRRIASARVRCGAAVRFIGQSEFEAEVLQSDLPVLVDFVADWCGPCRLIAPVVDWAAEEYEGRLKIVKIDHDANPQLIEEYKVYGLPSLILFKDGKEVPGSRREGAITKAKFKEYLEPLLSTSTVA, encoded by the exons ATGGCGTCCGCACCGAGCACCACCGCGTccggcctcgcgccgccgccgttctcctcggcgcgcggcgcgcgcctcctccccggcgcgctgctgcgcctcccgccgcctccggcctctGTGGGTAGCTTCCGCGTGGtggggcccgccgccgccccaccgggCGGCCGCCGCATCGCCAGCGCGCGCGTGCGGTGTGGCGCGGCGGTGAGGTTCATCGGGCAGAGCGAGTTCGAGGCGGAGGTGTTGCAGTCGGACCTGCCCGTGCTCGTCGACTTCGTCGCCGACTGGTGCGGGCCGTGCCGCCTCATCGCGCCCGTCGTCGACTGGGCCGCCGAG GAATATGAAGGGAGATTAAAGATTGTCAAGATTGATCATGATGCCAATCCTCAACTGATTGAAGAGTATAAGGTTTATGGTCTCCCATCTCTTATTCTATTCAAGGATGGGAAAGAGGTACCAGGGAGCAGAAGAGAAGGCGCAATTACAAAAGCCAAGTTCAAGGAATACCTCGAACCTCTCTTGTCAACCTCAACAGTTGCTTAA